Proteins from a single region of Harmonia axyridis chromosome 4, icHarAxyr1.1, whole genome shotgun sequence:
- the LOC123679254 gene encoding mRNA-capping enzyme, giving the protein MSKYGNSPGPVPDRWMYCPRKADQLIIKKFMAFKTPLSSRFDDDVPPKCRFAPSMVFDACRTNKVKLGLWIDLTNTKRFYDKKEIESRDCKYMKLNCRGHGECPSPEQTTTFVNIVHDFISKKPLEIIGVHCTHGFNRTGFLIASYLVLKCDCSVEIALDMFAKARPPGIYKADYIEELYRRYDSIEDAPPPPDRPDWEAEEENDTNGTEFSDNRTEQGNNMASTSSGRSSNKKKQEPKFMEGVPGVTVFREYPKMLDLQKKVQRMCEWKRNEFPGSQPVTMSNENLHLLKEKPYMVSWKADGMRYLMLIDGKDEVYFFDRDNNVYKVSDLSFPFRKNLRDHLRDTLVDGEMVIDKVNGEDIPRYLVYDIIQFMGQEVGKTSFRSVRLLCIEKEIIISRKTAMEKGLINRANEPFSVRKKEFWEIFQAENLLGPKFAASLSHEPDGLIFQPAEDPYVAGRCDSVLKWKPTELNSVDFKMKIVREQREGCVPCRKIQLFVGQLSEPFDSMKYNKELKDLDGKIIECKYQNNQWVFMRERTDKSFPNSYDTAYSVCQSIRKPLTKEALLEYIHYLYDRKIMPPPNKKIKR; this is encoded by the exons ATGAGTAAGTACGGAAATAGTCCAGGTCCTGTACCAGATCGATGGATGTATTGCCCTAGAAAAGCAGATCAATTGATTATAAAGAAATTTATGGCATTCAAGACACCATTATCTTCAAGATTTGATGATGATGTACCTCCAAAATGTAGATTTGCTCCAAGCATGGTATTTGATGCATGTCGAACAAATAAG gTTAAACTTGGATTATGGATAGATCTAACAAATACTAAGAGGTTTTATGATAAGAAGGAGATAGAATCAAGAGACTGTAAATATATGAAGCTTAATTGCCGAGGGCATGGTGAATGTCCCTCACCTGAGCAAACTACAACTTTTGTTAACATAGTTCATGATTTCATATCTAAAAAACCCTTGGAAATTATTGGAGTTCATTGTACACATGGGTTTAATAGAACTGGATTTTTGATAgcttcatatttggtattaaaATGTGACTGCAGTGTAGAAATTGCCCTAGATATGTTTGCAAAAGCTAG ACCACCTGGTATATATAAAGCCGATTATATTGAAGAATTATATAGGAGATATGACAGCATTGAAGATGCTCCTCCACCACCAGACCGACCTGATTGGGAAGCTGAAGAAGAAAACGATACAAATGGAACAGAATTTAGCGATAACAGAACAGAACAAGGCAACAACATGGCATCTACTTCATCTGGAAG GTCGAGTAACAAGAAAAAACAAGAGCCCAAATTTATGGAAGGTGTCCCAGGAGTTACTGTATTCAGGGAATACCCTAAAATGTTAGATCTCCAGAAGAAGGTCCAAAGAATGTGCGAATGGAAAAGAAATGAATTTCCTGGTTCCCAACCGGTAACAATGAGTAATGAAAACCTTCATTTATTGAAGGAAAAACCATATATGGTGTCTTGGAAAGCGGATGGGATGAGGTATTTGATGCTGATTGATGGTAAAGATGAGGTGTACTTCTTTGACAGAGACAACAATGTCTACAAAGTGTCAGATTTGTCATTCCCGTTTCGCAAAAATTTGAGGGATCATTTGCGAGACACTTTGGTCGATGGG GAAATGGTAATTGACAAAGTGAATGGAGAAGACATACCTAGATATTTGGTGTAtgatattattcaattcatGGGTCAGGAGGTTGGCAAGACTTCTTTTCGCTCAGTTAGATTGCTTTGTATTGAGAaagagattattatttcaagaaaaactgcaatggAAAAAGGTTTGATAAATAGAGCCAATGAACCATTTAGTGTTAGAAAAAAGGAATTCTGGGAAATATTCCAAGCTGAAAATTTGTTAGGTCCAAAATTCGCAGCCTCTCTATCTCATGAACCTGACGGACTGATTTTCCAACCTGCAGAAGAT CCCTATGTTGCTGGTCGATGTGATAGTGTGTTGAAATGGAAACCAACTGAGTTGAATTCTGTTGACTTtaagatgaaaattgttagagaACAAAGAGAAGG cTGTGTACCCTGCAGAAAAATTCAGCTTTTTGTAGGACAATTGAGTGAACCTTTCGACAGTATGAAGTATAATAAGGAATTGAAAGATCTCGATGGTAAAATTATTGAATGCAAATATCAGAACAATCAATGGGTGTTTATGAGAGAGAGAACTGATAAATCATTTCCAAACAGCTATGATACTGCTTATT ctGTTTGTCAGAGTATACGAAAACCTCTCACTAAAGAAGCTTTATTGGAATACATCCATTATTTGTATGATAGGAAAATTATGCCACCTCCAAATAAAAAGATAAAGAGATGA
- the LOC123679277 gene encoding endoribonuclease LACTB2: protein MAAVIPAVTKISPRIIRILGCNPGTMTLQGTNTYIVGTGKRRILIDTGDSDVPQYLNHLKSVLKHEKIDLAHILITHWHHDHIGGLCDVMSIEGKTANTQVWKFPTTEEKDLNTNIEIENLTENQEFSVEGATLRVVHTPGHTADHVVLHLLEDNAIFSGDCILGEGTTVFENLYDFMRSLNKLLELKPAVIYPGHGNVIHNPSQTIEYYISHRMERETQIMETLNNNRQKAFSESELVKIIYMDTPEKLHKAAEQTLKHHLQKLLQENKVVMEDNKWRLNDNFLD from the exons ATGGCAGCAGTCATACCAGCAGTAACTAAAATATCTCCAAGGATCATAAGAATTCTAGGATGCAACCCTGGCACAATGACATTGCAAGGAACCAATACTTACATCGTTGGAACAGGAAAAAG gCGCATCCTTATCGATACTGGAGATTCTGATGTTCCACAATACTTGAACCATTTGAAGAGTGTTCTAAAACATGAAAAGATTGATTTAGCTCATATTTTGATAACTCATTGGCATCATGACCATATTGGTGGTCTATGCGATGTAATGTCTATCGAGGGTAAAACAG CTAACACCCAAGTATGGAAATTTCCTACAACTGAAGAGAAAGACTTAAATACTAACATAGAAATcgaaaatttaactgaaaaccAAGAATTTAGTGTTGAGGGCGCAACTTTGCGTGTGGTTCACACACCAGGACACACTGCAGACCATGTTGTGCTCCACCTTCTTGAAGATAATGCCATCTTCAGTGGAGATTGTATATTAGGAGAGGGAACTACCGTCTTCGAAAATTTGTATGATTTCATGAGATCGTTGAATAAGTTGTTAGAATTAAAACCAGCCGTAATTTACCCTGGACATGGAAATGTTATCCAT aatcCCTCACAAACTATTGAGTACTATATTTCTCATAGAATGGAGAGAGAAACTCAAATAATGGAAACACTCAATAACAATAGACAGAAAGCATTTTCTGAAAGTGAATTAGTCAAAATCATTTACATGGATACTCCCGAAAAACTCCACAAAGCTGCTGAACAAACCTTAAAACATCATTTGCAGAAGCTTTTGCAAGAAAACAAAGTCGTAATGGAAGACAACAAATGGAGACTAAATGATAATTTTCTTGATTGA